The Sulfitobacter indolifex region CTTATGGCCCATGAGAAGAAGTTCTTGATCATCGGCAACATGAATGCGGTCACATATAAAGAGGTTTTCCCCCTCATTCGGGAGAACAAGGTTTGGCTTGGCCCAAGCATCCGCAGTGGTGATCGTATTTTTGGCGTTCCCGATGACTACCCGCTTGAAGCTGCCGGATGCGGGATCGACGAAAACGGCAAGAAATACATCAAGGTGAAGAGCGTCAGGTGGTTCACCAACATGGATTTCGCGGCGCGCCATGAGGACCTCATCCTGCATCGCAGATACACGCCTGAAGACTATCCGCACTTCGATAACTACGATGCGATCAATGTGGATGTCACAAATGATATTCCGGCAGATTATGACGGCCCTATGGGTGTCCCGATCACTTTTCTGGACAAATATAACCCAGAACAGTTCGAGATCTTGGGGATCACGGACCGAGACAACAACAGTGGTCTGAAAACTCGCGTTTATACTCGTGAGGATGGTCCCAAATATAGCGATATGAACCGGAGAGGTGCAGTTCGGATTAACGGACAGCTCAAGCCTACATATGCGCGAGTGTTTATACGAAAGCTTAAAAAATGAAGATTGAACTAAAAGAGATTACCGTCCGCGAGCTCAGTGAAGGATACAGCGACAATACGGAAGGTGGTGTGATCGGCTATGGCGGAAAACTAGATATCCGACCGCCTTTCCAGAGGGAGTTCGTTTACAAGGATGCGCAGCGGGATGCAGTCATCGATACAGCTTCCAAAGGCTTCCCGCTGAACGTCATGTATTGGTCCGTGCGGGATAATGGCGAATTCGAGATCATTGACGGCCAACAGCGGACGATCTCACTTTGCCAGTATGTCCATGGTGATTTCTCGGTCCAGATCGGTTCTTTCAAGGAAAAACGTGCTTTCCACAACCTCCAGGATGACGAGCGAGATAGACTTCTGGACTACTCTTTAACGGTCTACCTATGCAGCGGCACTGACACTGAAAAGCTTGAGTGGTTTAAGACGATCAACATCGCAGGTGAGCAGCTCACAGACCAGGAATTGCGCAATGCTGTCTATCATGGCGAATGGGTGACGGATGCGAAAAAGTGGTTCAGCCGACCGAACTGCCCAGCCCAGGCAGTTGGATCGAAGTATCTGAATGGCTCCGCGATCCGACAAGATTATCTTGAGACGGCAATTAGGTGGCAAGCGCCCGAAGGCGATATCGAACAATACATGTCGGACCATCAGAGGGAGGCATCTGCCAAGGAACTGTGGGACTACTTCAGCGATGTCATGGAGTGGACGCAGGCTTGCTTTCCAAAATACCGCAAACAGATGAAGGGTGTTCCTTGGGGCCCTCTCTACAACGAATTTGGCCCGCAGGTCATCGACGCTGCAAAGGCCGAGGATGAGGTCACACGTCTACTCATCGATGATGACGTGACAAACAAGTCCGGCATATACAGCTACGTCTTCGATGGTAGGGAACGGCACCTGAACATCCGAAAGTTCACCGAGAAGGACCGGGTCGAAGCATACGAGCGCCAGGGTGGCGTTTGCCGCGTGTGCAAGAAAACCTTCGCCATCGAAGAGATGGAAGCAGATCACATCGACCCGTGGCATGAAGGGGGCAAGACAAACGCCCTGAACTGTCAGATGCTCTGCAAGGAAGACAACCGTCGGAAGTCGGGAATTTAGTCGTTCTGTGGAAACCAGATTCAACTCAGAGGCGTTCAAAAACGCGGAACAGGTTTTATGTTAAGCGATTTTGACATGCCGGGATTCCGCTATAGGTTGTGCAGCGGTTAGCCCTGAACGCGATTGAGGACAGGACGCAATATGACAGCCCAGGACGATAGGTGGCGATATCTACACAGCGTGATCTGGGATGCTCTGCGGCGTGGCGACGACATTCCGCTGGATGAGCTGCCGGAGCATGTACAAGCTTATCTCGCGGAGACTGGAGCAGCGCGTCCGATCTACAATGGGGTGGTCCACGCAAGCGCCGAAGATGTCTTGGCGGCGCTCAGTCAAATCAATGACTGAAATCTTGACCCTGGTCTCTCATCTCATCGAGATCGTCCATACCCTCCTCTACCGCCCTCGGTGACGACGGCATTGCCGGAGTTGCCTTGCGCACGACAAGAACATCCAACCAGTCTTTGCAGAGCTGTTTTGACCCTTCGACGCGTGATGGTGGCGCTAGACGCTGAGCGGTAGGCAGGAAGACCTTGAGCCGCTTGTGAAGGGTCTGGCCACCCTTGTCATTGTCGAACCCTGAGAGCGTCTCTTTACCCTCTGACAGAGCTAGAAGCGCAACTTCGGTCTTAGACCCAAAACCGCCGCCTGTGCTAACATAGATGGTATCGTCACGGCCTTCGATTTCGGCCAGGGCTAAGGCATCAAGGCCGCCTTCAAAGACTACGACCCTCGATGCGGTATCTGGGTCACCCAGGACGCAGATCGTCTTGATGCCGCCACTGGCAAAACGTGCGGTGTTAGCTTCCCCACTCCTTGCCCACCGCTGCTCGAAGCCCTGAATATCTCCGGTCTGGGTGTTGCGATGCGCAAAATAGATTCCACCAAAAGCACCAACGCGGACTTGATCGCGGTAGCGTCGCAGGGTGGCTTTGGAGATACCTCGATCCTCCGCGTATGTGCGCTGGCTCTCGATGTAGGGCGCCTCTTCCCACCGGCGCCGTGCATGCGTGTGATCTTTAGGTTCTTCCGGGGTAGAGCTTGTCGCAGTTACAGCAGGCAGAGGGGTGGTGGCCAAGATTTCGCGGAATGCCTTGCGGGCGTCGCCGAGCGTTTTGCCCGGATTATCTGCGAGCCAGAGGTCTACTACAGAGC contains the following coding sequences:
- a CDS encoding adenine-specific methyltransferase EcoRI family protein, producing the protein MAVKKDNQNSGLRGAQKAKKDEFYTRLEDIEKELRHYRDHFKGKVVLCNCDDPRVSNFFHYFSYGFEHLGLKKLITTCYKSRERDIFSECQDKTAISLVYNGDKNGNRVPDVDEIGVRPLKGDGDFRSDECEELLKTADIVVTNPPFSLFREYLAQLMAHEKKFLIIGNMNAVTYKEVFPLIRENKVWLGPSIRSGDRIFGVPDDYPLEAAGCGIDENGKKYIKVKSVRWFTNMDFAARHEDLILHRRYTPEDYPHFDNYDAINVDVTNDIPADYDGPMGVPITFLDKYNPEQFEILGITDRDNNSGLKTRVYTREDGPKYSDMNRRGAVRINGQLKPTYARVFIRKLKK
- a CDS encoding HNH endonuclease family protein, producing the protein MKIELKEITVRELSEGYSDNTEGGVIGYGGKLDIRPPFQREFVYKDAQRDAVIDTASKGFPLNVMYWSVRDNGEFEIIDGQQRTISLCQYVHGDFSVQIGSFKEKRAFHNLQDDERDRLLDYSLTVYLCSGTDTEKLEWFKTINIAGEQLTDQELRNAVYHGEWVTDAKKWFSRPNCPAQAVGSKYLNGSAIRQDYLETAIRWQAPEGDIEQYMSDHQREASAKELWDYFSDVMEWTQACFPKYRKQMKGVPWGPLYNEFGPQVIDAAKAEDEVTRLLIDDDVTNKSGIYSYVFDGRERHLNIRKFTEKDRVEAYERQGGVCRVCKKTFAIEEMEADHIDPWHEGGKTNALNCQMLCKEDNRRKSGI